ACCTCAACACAGGCTTATGCGCAAGGGGCGATATGGATAACATACCCCTTATTTTATGGAATAATGGGGCGCAGGCGGGATGCGCCACAGGAGGGGCCTGTACAGACAGCCTTACTGTGGATGTCTGGGATGTGGATAATGGTGTTACCTCCTGCTCCAGATCAACTTCCAAATATATCAAGAAGACACCCCATGTGTGGGCTACAAACGACCCGAACGACCCGAAATGGAAAAAATACAATGGCGCGGTAGATTACTGTGAGGGAGGAACAGATATGCCATGCGCCTGCGGAATAGGTCAGGGGAAATACGTGAATAGGTACGAAGCTTATGACTATCCTCATCCGTTGACAGGTAACTCTAAACCGCCTATCCCTAGCCCTTGCAAGCTCTCTCCGCCAACGCTCAGAATCGTGCAGTAATAGATAGATTCATCGCTCTGTCACATCAGGTGTTCGTGAATGAAGGCATATAACCTTCACGAACCGCAGCGAAAAAATTGCGACAGGTTTGTTAAAGAAGTACTATCGCATCTCGGACGAAACTGCGGTGTCCACATAATATCATGCGCTACATTGCCACCTCGCTTTGCCTCCTCTTAATTATCTATCTTTTTCGGATGGATTACAAAAAAGAAGGAAATCCATCCAATGCTCTATGGATTCCTCTGCTTTGGATGTTTCTGGCTGGATCACGTTATGTTTCGTCATGGTTCAATCTACGTTCGCAGATGTCATTAGCTGACGCGTATACTGAAGGCAGCCCAATTGATGCCGCTTGTTTCCTGACTCTCATTGTGGCGGCCGCAGTTGTCTTATCTCGAAGAAGGGTTGACTGGAGAAATATGATGATACAAAACAAATGGATCTGGTTATATTTCCTTTATTGTGGCGTCAGTGTTGTCTGGGCCGATAACTCGTTTGTCAGTTTCAAAAAATTTATCAAGGAATTAGGCAATCCGATAATGGCATTGGTGATTTTGACGGAAGAACGTCCTTATGAAGCACTCGGGTTTATTTTGAAACGTCTCTCTTTTCTACTTTTACCCTTATCCGTTCTATTTGTTAAATATTTTCCTGAGTTGGGTAGAGCATACCGTGTCGGCGGGTCTCCAATGTATACCGGTGTAGGTCATCAGAAGAATAGCCTCGGAGTTATATGTCTGATTGCAGGTATCTATTTTGTCTGGAGACTGCTCTTTAACTGTAAGGAGGCGCGTACACTGTCAAAAGAAAATTTAATCAGTTTTGTGTTTCTCGGGGTGATTGCCTGGCTTCTTTATATGTCTGACAGTTCCACCAGCCTTGGTTGTTTAGCGCTGGTAGCGAGTCTGCTCTTTGTGGGCCGTAGTAAGTTTATCACCGAAAGTCCTGCCAGGCTTATAACTGTTATAGCTACGGTCACTGCCATTCTGCTGGTTATGGACATGGCACTGGGTGTGCGCGAGGTTATTTTTGATCTCCTTGGGCGTGATGCGACACTGACGAGCAGAACGCACATATGGGAGGTTGTCAAAGAGATGGACACGAATCCTGTTATAGGCACAGGTTTCATGAGTTTCTGGTCAGGTGAGAGAATGGCGACAATATGGGAGGGAATCGGCGGTGCAGTTATAAATCAGGCGCACAATGGATATTTGGAACAATATCTGAATCTTGGTTACGTCGGGGTTGCTTTCATTGGGGCAATTTTGTTGTCCGGATTGATCAATATCCGGAGGCACTTAGCAACCGACTATCCGGCGGCGATTCTGAGGCTGTGTTTTGTCATAACAGCTATTCCCTATAATTATACCGAGGCGTCATTTTATGGGATCAATAACATCTGGCTGCTGACACTGTTCGGAGTCATTGAGATATCGTACCGGCGAGATCCGAAAAGACAGTAAATCGTAGACCATTATGATGCTATTCATGATTAACCTGTTCTTGCGTGTCAGGGAGAAAGCCTTTTCAACTGACCAAGTGGTTCTGTCGGTGAAGAAC
This is a stretch of genomic DNA from Syntrophobacterales bacterium. It encodes these proteins:
- a CDS encoding O-antigen ligase family protein; the encoded protein is MDYKKEGNPSNALWIPLLWMFLAGSRYVSSWFNLRSQMSLADAYTEGSPIDAACFLTLIVAAAVVLSRRRVDWRNMMIQNKWIWLYFLYCGVSVVWADNSFVSFKKFIKELGNPIMALVILTEERPYEALGFILKRLSFLLLPLSVLFVKYFPELGRAYRVGGSPMYTGVGHQKNSLGVICLIAGIYFVWRLLFNCKEARTLSKENLISFVFLGVIAWLLYMSDSSTSLGCLALVASLLFVGRSKFITESPARLITVIATVTAILLVMDMALGVREVIFDLLGRDATLTSRTHIWEVVKEMDTNPVIGTGFMSFWSGERMATIWEGIGGAVINQAHNGYLEQYLNLGYVGVAFIGAILLSGLINIRRHLATDYPAAILRLCFVITAIPYNYTEASFYGINNIWLLTLFGVIEISYRRDPKRQ